A window from Macaca nemestrina isolate mMacNem1 chromosome 8, mMacNem.hap1, whole genome shotgun sequence encodes these proteins:
- the LOC105476004 gene encoding low-density lipoprotein receptor-related protein 12 isoform X1, with protein MARRWSTKESPRWRSALLLLFFAGVYGNGALAEHSENVHISGVSTACGETPEQIRAPSGIITSPGWPSEYPAKINCSWFIRANPGEIITISFQDFDIQGSRRCSLDWLTIETYKNIESYRACGSTIPPPYISSQDHIWIRFHSDDSVSRKGFRLAYFSGKSEEPNCACDQFRCGNGKCIPEAWKCNNMDECGDSSDEEICAKEANPPTATAFQPCAYNQFQCLSRFTKVYTCLPESLKCDGNIDCLDLGDEIDCDVPTCGQWLKYFYGTFNSPNYPDFYPPGSNCTWLIDTGDHRKVILRFTDFKLDGTGYGDYVKIYDGLEENPHKLLRVLTAFDSHAPLTVVSSSGQIRVHFCADKVNAARGFNATYQVDGFCLPWEIPCGGNWGCYTEQQRCDGYWHCPNGRDEINCTMCQKEEFPCSRNGVCYPRSDRCNYQNHCPNGSDEKNCFFCQPGNFHCKNNRCVFESWVCDSQDDCGDGSDEENCPVIVPTRVITAAVIGSLICGLLLVIALGCTCKLYSLRMFERRSFETQLSRVEAELLRREAPPSYGQLIAQGLIPPVEDFPVCSPNQASVLENLRLAVRSQLGFTSVRLPMAGRSSNIWNRIFNFARSRHSGSLALVSADGDEVVPSQSTSREPERNHTHRSLFSVESDDTDTENERRDTAGASGGVAAPLPQKVPPTTAVEATVGACASSSTQSTRGGHADNGRDVTSVEPPSVSPARHQLTSALSRMTQGLRWVRFTLGRSSSVSQNQSPLRQLDNGVSGREDDDDVEMLIPVSDGSSDFDVNDCSRPLLDLASDQGQGLRQPYSATNPGVRPSNRDGPCERCGIVHTAQIPDTCLEVTLKNETSDDEALLLC; from the exons CTTGTGGAGAGACTCCAGAGCAAATTCGAGCACCAAGTGGCATAATCACAAGCCCAGGCTGGCCTTCTGAATATCCTGCAAAAATCAACTGTAGCTGGTTCATAAGGGCAAACCCAGGCGAAATCATTACTATAAG ttttcAGGATTTTGATATTCAAGGATCCAGAAGGTGCAGTTTGGACTGGTTGACAATAGAAACATACAAGAATATTGAAAGTTACAGAGCTTGTGGTTCCACAATTCCACCTCCGTATATCTCCTCACAAGACCACATCTGGATTAGGTTTCATTCAGATGACAGCGTCTCTAGAAAGGGTTTCAGACTGGCATATTTTTcag GGAAATCTGAGGAACCAAACTGTGCTTGTGATCAGTTTCGTTGTGGTAATGGAAAGTGTATACCAGAAGCCTGGAAGTGTAATAACATGGATGAATGTGGAGATAGCTCTGATGAAGAGATCTGTGCCAAAGAAGCTAATCCTCCAACTGCCACTGCTTTTCAACCCTGTGCTTACAACCAGTTCCAGTGTTTATCCCGTTTTACCAAAGTTTACACTTGCCTCCCCGAATCTTTAAAATGTGATGGGAACATTGACTGCCTTGACCTAGGAGATGAGATAGACTGTGATGTGCCAACGTGTGGGCAGtggctaaaatatttttatggtacTTTTAATTCTCCCAATTACCCAGACTTTTATCCTCCTGGAAGCAATTGCACCTGGTTAATCGACACTGGTGATCACCGTAAAGTCATTTTACGCTTTACGGACTTTAAACTTGATGGAACTGGTTATGGTGATTATGTCAAAATATATGATGGATTAGAGGAGAATCCACACAAGCTTTTGCGTGTGTTGACAGCTTTTGATTCTCATGCACCTCTTACAGTTGTTTCTTCTTCTGGACAGATAAGGGTACATTTTTGTGCTGATAAAGTGAATGCTGCGAGGGGATTTAATGCTACTTACCAAGTAGATGGGTTCTGTTTGCCATGGGAAATACCCTGTGGAGGTAACTGGGGGTGTTATACTGAGCAGCAGCGTTGTGATGGGTATTGGCATTGCCCAAATGGAAGGGATGAAATCAATTGTACCATGTGCCAGAAGGAAGAATTTCCGTGTTCCCGAAACGGTGTCTGTTATCCTCGTTCTGATCGCTGCAACTACCAGAATCATTGCCCAAATGGCTCAGAtgaaaaaaactgctttttttGCCAACCAGGAAATTTCCATTGTAAAAACAATCGTTGCGTGTTTGAAAGTTGGGTGTGTGATTCTCAAGATGACTGTGGTGATGGCAGCGATGAAGAGAATTGCCCAGTAATCGTGCCTACAAGAGTCATCACTGCTGCCGTCATAGGGAGCCTCATCTGTGGCCTGTTACTCGTCATTGCATTGGGATGTACTTGTAAGCTTTATTCTCTGAGAATGTTTGAAAGAAG ATCATTTGAAACACAGTTGTCAAGAGTGGAAGCAGAATTGTTAAGAAGAGAAGCTCCTCCCTCTTATGGACAATTGATTGCTCAGGGTTTAATTCCACCAGTTGAAGATTTTCCTGTTTGTTCACCTAATCAG gCTTCTGTTTTGGAAAATCTGAGGCTAGCGGTACGATCTCAGCTTGGATTTACTTCAGTCAGGCTTCCTATGGCAGGCAGATCAAGCAACATTTGGAACcgtatttttaattttgcaagATCACGTCATTCTGGGTCATTGGCTTTGGTCTCAGCAGATGGAGATGAGGTTGTCCCTAGTCAGAGTACCAGTAGAGAACCTGAGAGAAATCATACTCACAGAAGTTTGTTTTCCGTGGAGTCTGATGATACAGAcacagaaaatgagagaagagatACGGCAGGAGCATCTGGTGGGGTTGCAGCTCCTTTGCCTCAAAAAGTCCCTCCCACAACGGCAGTAGAGGCGACAGTAGGAGCGTGTGCAAGTTCCTCAACTCAGAGTACCCGAGGTGGTCATGCAGATAATGGAAGGGATGTGACAAGTGTGGAACCCCCAAGTGTGAGTCCAGCACGTCACCAGCTTACAAGTGCACTCAGTCGTATGACTCAGGGGCTACGTTGGGTACGTTTTACATTAGGACGATCAAGTTCCGTAAGTCAGAACCAGAGTCCTTTGAGACAACTTGATAATGGGGTAAGTGGAagagaagatgatgatgatgttgaaaTGCTAATTCCAGTTTCTGATGGATCTTCAGACTTTGATGTGAATGACTGCTCCAGACCTCTTCTTGATCTTGCCTCAGATCAAGGACAAGGGCTTAGACAACCATATAGTGCAACAAACCCTGGAGTAAGGCCAAGTAATCGAGATGGCCCCTGTGAGCGCTGTGGTATTGTCCACACTGCCCAGATACCAGACACTTGCTTGGAAGTAACACTGAAAAACGAAACGAGTGATGATGAGGCTTTGTTACTTTGTTAG
- the LOC105476004 gene encoding low-density lipoprotein receptor-related protein 12 isoform X2, with the protein MARRWSTKESPRWRSALLLLFFAGVYACGETPEQIRAPSGIITSPGWPSEYPAKINCSWFIRANPGEIITISFQDFDIQGSRRCSLDWLTIETYKNIESYRACGSTIPPPYISSQDHIWIRFHSDDSVSRKGFRLAYFSGKSEEPNCACDQFRCGNGKCIPEAWKCNNMDECGDSSDEEICAKEANPPTATAFQPCAYNQFQCLSRFTKVYTCLPESLKCDGNIDCLDLGDEIDCDVPTCGQWLKYFYGTFNSPNYPDFYPPGSNCTWLIDTGDHRKVILRFTDFKLDGTGYGDYVKIYDGLEENPHKLLRVLTAFDSHAPLTVVSSSGQIRVHFCADKVNAARGFNATYQVDGFCLPWEIPCGGNWGCYTEQQRCDGYWHCPNGRDEINCTMCQKEEFPCSRNGVCYPRSDRCNYQNHCPNGSDEKNCFFCQPGNFHCKNNRCVFESWVCDSQDDCGDGSDEENCPVIVPTRVITAAVIGSLICGLLLVIALGCTCKLYSLRMFERRSFETQLSRVEAELLRREAPPSYGQLIAQGLIPPVEDFPVCSPNQASVLENLRLAVRSQLGFTSVRLPMAGRSSNIWNRIFNFARSRHSGSLALVSADGDEVVPSQSTSREPERNHTHRSLFSVESDDTDTENERRDTAGASGGVAAPLPQKVPPTTAVEATVGACASSSTQSTRGGHADNGRDVTSVEPPSVSPARHQLTSALSRMTQGLRWVRFTLGRSSSVSQNQSPLRQLDNGVSGREDDDDVEMLIPVSDGSSDFDVNDCSRPLLDLASDQGQGLRQPYSATNPGVRPSNRDGPCERCGIVHTAQIPDTCLEVTLKNETSDDEALLLC; encoded by the exons CTTGTGGAGAGACTCCAGAGCAAATTCGAGCACCAAGTGGCATAATCACAAGCCCAGGCTGGCCTTCTGAATATCCTGCAAAAATCAACTGTAGCTGGTTCATAAGGGCAAACCCAGGCGAAATCATTACTATAAG ttttcAGGATTTTGATATTCAAGGATCCAGAAGGTGCAGTTTGGACTGGTTGACAATAGAAACATACAAGAATATTGAAAGTTACAGAGCTTGTGGTTCCACAATTCCACCTCCGTATATCTCCTCACAAGACCACATCTGGATTAGGTTTCATTCAGATGACAGCGTCTCTAGAAAGGGTTTCAGACTGGCATATTTTTcag GGAAATCTGAGGAACCAAACTGTGCTTGTGATCAGTTTCGTTGTGGTAATGGAAAGTGTATACCAGAAGCCTGGAAGTGTAATAACATGGATGAATGTGGAGATAGCTCTGATGAAGAGATCTGTGCCAAAGAAGCTAATCCTCCAACTGCCACTGCTTTTCAACCCTGTGCTTACAACCAGTTCCAGTGTTTATCCCGTTTTACCAAAGTTTACACTTGCCTCCCCGAATCTTTAAAATGTGATGGGAACATTGACTGCCTTGACCTAGGAGATGAGATAGACTGTGATGTGCCAACGTGTGGGCAGtggctaaaatatttttatggtacTTTTAATTCTCCCAATTACCCAGACTTTTATCCTCCTGGAAGCAATTGCACCTGGTTAATCGACACTGGTGATCACCGTAAAGTCATTTTACGCTTTACGGACTTTAAACTTGATGGAACTGGTTATGGTGATTATGTCAAAATATATGATGGATTAGAGGAGAATCCACACAAGCTTTTGCGTGTGTTGACAGCTTTTGATTCTCATGCACCTCTTACAGTTGTTTCTTCTTCTGGACAGATAAGGGTACATTTTTGTGCTGATAAAGTGAATGCTGCGAGGGGATTTAATGCTACTTACCAAGTAGATGGGTTCTGTTTGCCATGGGAAATACCCTGTGGAGGTAACTGGGGGTGTTATACTGAGCAGCAGCGTTGTGATGGGTATTGGCATTGCCCAAATGGAAGGGATGAAATCAATTGTACCATGTGCCAGAAGGAAGAATTTCCGTGTTCCCGAAACGGTGTCTGTTATCCTCGTTCTGATCGCTGCAACTACCAGAATCATTGCCCAAATGGCTCAGAtgaaaaaaactgctttttttGCCAACCAGGAAATTTCCATTGTAAAAACAATCGTTGCGTGTTTGAAAGTTGGGTGTGTGATTCTCAAGATGACTGTGGTGATGGCAGCGATGAAGAGAATTGCCCAGTAATCGTGCCTACAAGAGTCATCACTGCTGCCGTCATAGGGAGCCTCATCTGTGGCCTGTTACTCGTCATTGCATTGGGATGTACTTGTAAGCTTTATTCTCTGAGAATGTTTGAAAGAAG ATCATTTGAAACACAGTTGTCAAGAGTGGAAGCAGAATTGTTAAGAAGAGAAGCTCCTCCCTCTTATGGACAATTGATTGCTCAGGGTTTAATTCCACCAGTTGAAGATTTTCCTGTTTGTTCACCTAATCAG gCTTCTGTTTTGGAAAATCTGAGGCTAGCGGTACGATCTCAGCTTGGATTTACTTCAGTCAGGCTTCCTATGGCAGGCAGATCAAGCAACATTTGGAACcgtatttttaattttgcaagATCACGTCATTCTGGGTCATTGGCTTTGGTCTCAGCAGATGGAGATGAGGTTGTCCCTAGTCAGAGTACCAGTAGAGAACCTGAGAGAAATCATACTCACAGAAGTTTGTTTTCCGTGGAGTCTGATGATACAGAcacagaaaatgagagaagagatACGGCAGGAGCATCTGGTGGGGTTGCAGCTCCTTTGCCTCAAAAAGTCCCTCCCACAACGGCAGTAGAGGCGACAGTAGGAGCGTGTGCAAGTTCCTCAACTCAGAGTACCCGAGGTGGTCATGCAGATAATGGAAGGGATGTGACAAGTGTGGAACCCCCAAGTGTGAGTCCAGCACGTCACCAGCTTACAAGTGCACTCAGTCGTATGACTCAGGGGCTACGTTGGGTACGTTTTACATTAGGACGATCAAGTTCCGTAAGTCAGAACCAGAGTCCTTTGAGACAACTTGATAATGGGGTAAGTGGAagagaagatgatgatgatgttgaaaTGCTAATTCCAGTTTCTGATGGATCTTCAGACTTTGATGTGAATGACTGCTCCAGACCTCTTCTTGATCTTGCCTCAGATCAAGGACAAGGGCTTAGACAACCATATAGTGCAACAAACCCTGGAGTAAGGCCAAGTAATCGAGATGGCCCCTGTGAGCGCTGTGGTATTGTCCACACTGCCCAGATACCAGACACTTGCTTGGAAGTAACACTGAAAAACGAAACGAGTGATGATGAGGCTTTGTTACTTTGTTAG